The following proteins are encoded in a genomic region of Nicotiana sylvestris chromosome 4, ASM39365v2, whole genome shotgun sequence:
- the LOC104248552 gene encoding small ribosomal subunit protein eS21-like, whose product MQNDEGQNMDLYIPRKCSATNRLITSKDHASVQLNVGHLDEFGRYNNQFTTYAFCGFIRAQGDADSGLDRLWLKKKAEVGQQ is encoded by the exons ATGCAGAACGACGAGGGACAAAACATGGACCTTTACATCCCTAGGAAGTG CTCTGCCACTAACAGGTTGATCACTTCTAAGGATCACGCTTCTGTCCAGCTCAACGTTGGGCATTTGGATGAGTTTGGCCGATACAATAACCAGTTCACTACTTATGCTTTCTGTGGATTTATTCGTGCCCAG GGAGACGCCGATAGTGGCCTTGATAGGCTCTGGCTAAAGAAGAAAGCTGAAGTTGGACAGCAATGA
- the LOC104248553 gene encoding uncharacterized protein, which yields MRAVLFSQMSFQNLMCSPLPANCIDQSSSRGEEQHETVEQEHHPGRIKPYDDVNAAFDSCTFLCKYVSYSRINATVTPSLAAQQVEQLQLILLPHLTCLMPHDNGFLKTVSSPQWNRAHLAGFKHLFFIDHLTKGATADNPCHRLWWS from the exons ATGAGGGCTGTGTTATTCAGCCAAATGTCCTTCCAAAATCTGATGTGCTCTCCATTACCAG CAAATTGCATTGATCAAAGCTCAAGCAGGGGTGAAGAACAACACGAGACGGTTGAGCAGGAGCATCATCCTGGAAGGATCAAACCATATGATGATGTG AATGCAGCCTTTGATTCTTGCACATTCCTTTGCAAATATGTCAGTTACAGCAG GATTAATGCCACAGTAACTCCTAGCCTTGCAGCGCAACAGGTCGAACAGCTTCAGCTAATTCTCCTGCCCCATTTGACTTGTCTCATGCCTCATGACAATGGCTTTCTCAAAACAGTAAG TTCTCCCCAGTGGAATAGGGCCCATCTTGCTGGCTTCAAACACTTATTTTTCATTGACCATCTTACAAAAGGAGCCACTGCAGATAATCCATGCCATAGATTATGGTGGTCGTAA